The region TGGTGCATGTCAATTCATACGTTATGATGTAATAAAAAAGATTGGGATGTATGATGACAAAATATTTTATGGTCCTGAGGATATTGATTTTTGTTTAAGAGTTTGGAAAGCTGGGTGGAGGGTAGTTTATTTTCCAAAGACAACAATAATTCACCATGAACAGAGAATCACAAAAAAGAAATTTTTTTCCTCAATCTCAATGAAACACTTAATTGGTATTCTTTATATTTATCGAAAATATAATTTTAAAATTGGCAGATAACCTTTAAATGCCCAAATCCAAAGAAAAAATACTTCTTCTCCTAACTGATTTTTTAATGATTAACCTTGCCTGGTTTGTTTACAGCTATATTCGGTTGGAGACAGGCTGGTTTGCGTTAATTATTGCTCCCGAGTTTCTGTTGCCGATGCTCGTTATTTACTTTTATTGGCTTATCATTTTTACGTTTGTCGGAATGTATCGCACCTGGTTTGCATCTTCCCGCTTTGATGAAATATCAACTTTATTTAAGGCTTCATTCTTTGGGATATTCTTATTGTTCTTCCTCATTTTTGTTGATGATTATATGCATAATGTTGCAACGGCAACAAGAATATTAATTTTCATTTACTGGGGACTGTTTCTTTTCTTTGTTGGTTCCGGCAGAATTATAATCCGAAGTGTTCAAAGAAATCTTCTTATAAAAGGAATCGGGAGAAGAAGCGGGTTAGTAATTGGATTTAATCCAAGAGCAAAAGAGGTTTTAGATTCTATCTTAACTGCTCCTGCGTTGGGTATTGATATCGAGGCGTTTGTAGCGGTAAAAAATGAAAACATCGGTAAAGATTATAAAGGCATTAATGTAGAAGGAACAATTGATCAGCTTGTCGAGATCATTAACAAATACAATGTCAAAGAAATCATTATCGCTTTGGAAAAAGAAGATCACGATATTCTTGTTGATGTTATCACAAAGACTGAAGGAAAGGGTGTCAGTTTAAAGATAGTACCTGATCTTTATGAAATATTGAGCGGGCAGGCTCGTACCAGCCAGATATACGGAATGCCGTTGATCGATATTATGCCCGAGCTAATGCCTGAATGGGAAAAGAAATTAAAACGATTAATGGATATAGTAGTCTCTCTTTTAATTTTAATTGTAAGTGCTCCAATAACAATTCTTACATCCATCGCAATAAAGATTGATAGTGAAGGCACTGTATTTTTTAAACAAGAACGTCTTGGTCAGAATGGAAAACCATTTAATGTTTATAAATTTCGCTCTATGATCAAAGATGCTGAGAAATATACCGGACCGGTATGGTCAAAAAAAGATGATCCTCGTGTAACCAGAATGGGTAAGTTCGTTAGAAAAGTACGAATAGATGAAATTCCGCAAATGTTTAATGTTCTCAAAGGAGAAATGAGTTTAGTTGGACCAAGACCTGAACGAGAATATTTTGTAGAAAAACTTTCACAAGAAATTCCTTATTACAGACGCAGGTTAAAAGTACGTCCGGGTATTACCGGCTGGGCGCAGATAAAGCATAAGTATGATGAAACCATAGAAGATGTTAAAATTAAATTGAAGTATGATCTCTTTTATATTGAAAATATGTCTTTAAGAATGGATTTTAAAATATTGCTCAGAACAATTTTTGTTGTACTGTTTGGAAAAGGGCATTATGATTAATTCAATAGTCATTCAGTTGTCAATCAATAGTCATCCGTTGTGATTAGTTGTTAGATTTAAGTAGTATTATTTATTATTGGAGGAATAATGAAATTAGAGGAGTTACGAGTTTATCAGTTATCAATGAATCTATCAGAGAAGGTTTGGCAAATTGTTACTAACTGGGATTTTTTACAAAAGATACTTTGGGAAAGCAATTAGTAAAATCTGCCGATTCTGTTTCTGCAAATTTGAGTGAGGGTTTTGGCAGATATTTTTATAAAGATGAAAGACAGTTTTGTTATTATTCAAGAGGCTTCTTATCAGAAGCAAAAACCTGACTGACAAAAGCTTATAATAGAAAACTTATTTCAGAAGTAGAATTTGAAATGTTTGAAAATGAAATTAATAATTTAGGTGTTAAATTAAATAATTACATCAATGCGATTGGTAAAAATCATGATAAGAAAAACAATGAATGACTTAATGACTACGAATGACCAAATGACCACAAATGACATTTTTAATAAAATAATTAATTTATCTATGCGCCTTGCGCTATGCTCTATGCTATGAGTATGAACGAAACTAAATCATTAGTAATAATACCAACATACAATGAGCTGGAAAACATTCCGAAGCTTATTCCAATAGTTCTTGCTCAGGATGAACGAATTCATATTCTTATCGTTGATGATAATTCGCCTGACGGTACCGGTAATTATGTTAAAGAACAGATGAAAATAAATGATCGTATCCATTTACTGGAACGTGAAATGAAAATGGGATTAGGAACTGCTTACATTGCTGGTTTTAAGTATGCCTTGCAAAATGGTTATGATTTTATTTTTGAAATGGATGCTGATTTTTCACACGACCCGAATGAACTAAAAAACTTTCTTGCTGAAATTGAAAATTTCGATCTTGTTCTTGGTAGTCGTTATATACACGGGATACGCGTACTTAACTGGCCAATGCGAAGATTACTGCTTAGTTTTTTTGCAAGTGTTTATACTAGAGTTATTACAGGCATGCCTATCAAGGATGCAACAGGCGGATTCAAATGTTTCAGAAAAGTAGTGCTCGAAACAATTGACCTTGACAAAGTTAAATCCAACGGATATTCTTTTCAGATTGAGATGACATTTAAAGCTTATTCAAAAGGTTTTAAAATCAAAGAAATACCAATTGTTTTTGTTGATCGCATAAAAGGCAAATCCAAGATGTCTAAGAAAATTGTGCGTGAAGCAGTTACTATGGTTTGGAAATTAAGATTACGACAAATTTTCGGATTATTGTAAGGATCAATTAATTGGACCTTTCAATTATAATAGTTAATTATAACGTTAAAGAGTTTTTACAGAACTTAATTCACTCGATTGAAAAAGCTGCGGTAAATCTTACCAAAGAAATAATAATTATTGATAATGCATCAGATGATGGAAGTGTTGAGTTTATTAAAGACAAATTGCCTCAGGTAAAGTTAATTGCAAATAAAACAAATCTTGGTTTTGGTAAAGCCAACAACATTGGATTAAAACAAGCAACTGGTAAATATCTATTGCTGATAAATCCTGATACAATTGTTGCTGAAGATACTTTCGAAAAAATGATAAGTTTTTTTGAATCGGATAAAGCAGTTGGATTAGCCGGCTGTAAAATATTAAATCCGGATGGAACTTTTCAGCTTGCCTGCAGAAGGAGTTTCCCTGGTCCCTGGACTTCGTTTACTAAAGTTACAGGATTAAGTACACTTTTTCCCAGGAGTAAAATTTTTGCCAGATACAATCTAACTTACCTTGATGAAAATCAGACTTACGAAGTTGATGCAATCTCCGGTTCTTTTATGATGATGCGTAAAGAAGTTTATGAAAAAGTCGGCGGATTTGATGAACAATTTTTTATGTATGGTGAAGATCTCGACTTGTGTTACAGGATTCAAAAAGCGGGTTATAAAGTTTTTTATGTACACTCCACACAAATTATTCATTATAAGGGAGAAAGCACAAAGCGCAGCAGTTTTGACGAGACAAGAGTTTTTTACAATGCTATGCACCTGTTTGTAAAAAAACATTTATCAAGTTCTTTTCTTGTTGGATTGATTTTAAGAATTGCAATTGCTTTAAGAAGTTTTATTGCGTTTATAGCTGTTAGAAAACTAATCCTTGCGGCTGTTATATTAGATTTTTTATTGTTTGATTTATGTTTGTTTACTGCAGAAAAAATTTATCTTAATATCAGCGATTGGGGTGGTTTCCCTGCATTTGCAATTCCAATTGTTTACACCATACCAGCATTCATTCAGATTCTTGTATCGTTTGCAGCAGGTAATTATAAAAAAGACAGGCTCTCAGTTTCCAGAACTATTATTTCAACTTTAATCAGCCTTCCAATATTAACTTCGCTAACTTTTTTCTTTAAAGATTTTGCATTCAGCAGAGCAATAGTTTTAATAACATATACTTTTTTATTTGCCGTACTTTCTCTCTGGAGAATAATCTTTAAACTCATATTTAAGCTTGGTCTGATTGAAGATGATCTGAAACCAAAGCGTACTATTATTGTTGGGCTGGATGATAACGCAATTCAGATTGGTAAAAAAATAAAATTAAAAAAGACAGACGGAAGAAGTATAGTTGGCTTAATCGGATTTTCAAGCAAAAATATCGGTGAAAAAATAGAAGCCTTCGAGGTAATTGGAACAGATCAGAACATAAAAAGAATTATAAAAGAATTTAAGATAAATGAAGTTATCTTTTCATCCGGTGAAATTGCCTATAACAAAATGATGGAAATAGTTTCTAAGTGTTCTGATGAAAATGTTGAATTTAAAATTGTTGGAAGCAGCCTTGATTTTATTGTTGGTAAAACTGCTGTAACACTTCTGGATGATATGCCGGTAATTGAACTGAATTATAATATTGCACTGCCGCAGCACAAACT is a window of Ignavibacterium sp. DNA encoding:
- a CDS encoding sugar transferase produces the protein MPKSKEKILLLLTDFLMINLAWFVYSYIRLETGWFALIIAPEFLLPMLVIYFYWLIIFTFVGMYRTWFASSRFDEISTLFKASFFGIFLLFFLIFVDDYMHNVATATRILIFIYWGLFLFFVGSGRIIIRSVQRNLLIKGIGRRSGLVIGFNPRAKEVLDSILTAPALGIDIEAFVAVKNENIGKDYKGINVEGTIDQLVEIINKYNVKEIIIALEKEDHDILVDVITKTEGKGVSLKIVPDLYEILSGQARTSQIYGMPLIDIMPELMPEWEKKLKRLMDIVVSLLILIVSAPITILTSIAIKIDSEGTVFFKQERLGQNGKPFNVYKFRSMIKDAEKYTGPVWSKKDDPRVTRMGKFVRKVRIDEIPQMFNVLKGEMSLVGPRPEREYFVEKLSQEIPYYRRRLKVRPGITGWAQIKHKYDETIEDVKIKLKYDLFYIENMSLRMDFKILLRTIFVVLFGKGHYD
- a CDS encoding polyprenol monophosphomannose synthase, whose amino-acid sequence is MNETKSLVIIPTYNELENIPKLIPIVLAQDERIHILIVDDNSPDGTGNYVKEQMKINDRIHLLEREMKMGLGTAYIAGFKYALQNGYDFIFEMDADFSHDPNELKNFLAEIENFDLVLGSRYIHGIRVLNWPMRRLLLSFFASVYTRVITGMPIKDATGGFKCFRKVVLETIDLDKVKSNGYSFQIEMTFKAYSKGFKIKEIPIVFVDRIKGKSKMSKKIVREAVTMVWKLRLRQIFGLL
- a CDS encoding glycosyltransferase, coding for MDLSIIIVNYNVKEFLQNLIHSIEKAAVNLTKEIIIIDNASDDGSVEFIKDKLPQVKLIANKTNLGFGKANNIGLKQATGKYLLLINPDTIVAEDTFEKMISFFESDKAVGLAGCKILNPDGTFQLACRRSFPGPWTSFTKVTGLSTLFPRSKIFARYNLTYLDENQTYEVDAISGSFMMMRKEVYEKVGGFDEQFFMYGEDLDLCYRIQKAGYKVFYVHSTQIIHYKGESTKRSSFDETRVFYNAMHLFVKKHLSSSFLVGLILRIAIALRSFIAFIAVRKLILAAVILDFLLFDLCLFTAEKIYLNISDWGGFPAFAIPIVYTIPAFIQILVSFAAGNYKKDRLSVSRTIISTLISLPILTSLTFFFKDFAFSRAIVLITYTFLFAVLSLWRIIFKLIFKLGLIEDDLKPKRTIIVGLDDNAIQIGKKIKLKKTDGRSIVGLIGFSSKNIGEKIEAFEVIGTDQNIKRIIKEFKINEVIFSSGEIAYNKMMEIVSKCSDENVEFKIVGSSLDFIVGKTAVTLLDDMPVIELNYNIALPQHKLLKAILDYSIVIPSLIFVYPYVFFRSKLSNKQTDFTKFILGFPKVFTGKLSLVGPKKESLQSGKFYGKTGLTGYWYIDVENYDDFEKLNFYYAKNQNIWLDIEILAKSLNKMWSKK